A window from Streptomyces sp. V3I8 encodes these proteins:
- a CDS encoding RRQRL motif-containing zinc-binding protein, giving the protein MRQHTRPRGCPQIRTPRGAAGLPEYDRGRDCPDHLLTRRQLRERNVSPGRGGVVGILRCTRCRYTPQWSCLPGHRGRAWLYDVHLARPKRVPTLAQEWALDRAMAARSTCPLCRRRYMFCLPLRTLGSCLECAEGIPADPATYTLPASPAHYLAA; this is encoded by the coding sequence ATGCGCCAGCACACGCGTCCTCGCGGCTGCCCGCAGATACGCACACCCCGCGGGGCCGCCGGGCTGCCGGAGTACGACCGCGGCCGCGACTGTCCCGACCACCTCCTCACCCGCCGCCAGCTTCGGGAGCGCAACGTCAGCCCCGGCCGGGGCGGTGTGGTGGGCATCCTGCGCTGCACGCGCTGCCGCTACACCCCGCAGTGGTCCTGCCTGCCCGGGCACCGCGGCCGCGCCTGGCTCTACGACGTCCACCTGGCCCGGCCCAAGCGGGTGCCGACGCTCGCTCAGGAGTGGGCGCTGGACCGGGCGATGGCCGCCAGGTCCACCTGTCCCCTCTGCCGTCGCCGGTACATGTTCTGTCTTCCGCTGCGCACCCTCGGCAGCTGCCTGGAATGCGCGGAGGGCATCCCCGCCGACCCGGCCACCTACACCCTCCCGGCCAGCCCCGCCCACTACCTCGCCGCCTGA
- a CDS encoding WhiB family transcriptional regulator, which produces MRTNASIFEADPRIPFPHANTTLACRVDPALFVHEYGHHSSKAAQERIEGARAACRRCPIAAGCLKWALANPELTPTGIWAATIPRERKVLRRRLQERHGLDWVGVVAAADRARALRNQSRPSAPDPAPAASAMWARPYEPWREPRTPDRQQRNRELLNQT; this is translated from the coding sequence ATGCGCACGAACGCATCCATCTTCGAGGCCGATCCCCGCATCCCCTTCCCCCACGCCAACACGACGCTGGCCTGCCGCGTCGATCCGGCGCTGTTCGTCCACGAGTACGGCCACCACAGCAGCAAGGCCGCGCAGGAACGCATCGAGGGCGCCCGCGCGGCGTGCCGCCGCTGCCCGATCGCGGCCGGCTGCCTCAAATGGGCGCTCGCCAATCCGGAGCTGACCCCCACCGGCATCTGGGCTGCAACCATCCCCCGCGAGCGCAAGGTGCTGCGCCGTCGCCTGCAGGAGCGCCACGGACTCGACTGGGTCGGTGTCGTCGCCGCGGCCGACCGCGCCCGCGCCCTGCGCAACCAGTCCCGGCCGTCGGCCCCCGACCCGGCCCCGGCCGCGAGCGCCATGTGGGCCCGCCCGTACGAGCCATGGCGCGAGCCCCGCACCCCCGACCGGCAGCAGCGCAACCGCGAACTCCTCAACCAGACCTGA
- a CDS encoding Pycsar system effector family protein produces MALPALTLPDHSSAHTDRNLDAACAHVSMEIARTDGKSSLLLAFTGAVLAGLASLAGQPLPLFTQACVMAAVLALMAASVLLLMVVRPRLHGGGPESFPAWARMSETDIREVLHGDIRAARIRILSTIAVRKFGHLQWAVDLILTALTLLLLAVIGALV; encoded by the coding sequence ATGGCCCTGCCCGCCCTGACCCTTCCCGACCACTCCAGCGCCCACACCGACCGCAACCTGGACGCGGCCTGCGCCCACGTCAGCATGGAGATCGCCCGCACCGACGGAAAATCCAGCCTGCTGCTCGCGTTCACCGGCGCGGTCCTGGCCGGCCTCGCCTCGCTCGCAGGCCAACCGCTGCCCCTCTTCACACAGGCCTGCGTCATGGCGGCCGTCCTGGCACTGATGGCGGCCTCCGTGCTGCTGCTCATGGTCGTGCGCCCCCGGTTACACGGTGGCGGCCCGGAGTCGTTCCCGGCCTGGGCACGCATGAGCGAAACCGACATCCGCGAGGTGCTGCACGGCGACATCCGCGCCGCCCGCATCCGCATCCTGTCCACGATCGCCGTGCGCAAGTTCGGCCACCTGCAGTGGGCGGTCGACCTGATCCTCACCGCCCTCACCCTGCTCCTGCTCGCCGTGATCGGCGCCCTGGTCTGA
- a CDS encoding GGDEF domain-containing protein yields the protein MPGSAVLRLPTRTFALAAAAVPLALAAVVDDVRVRRQLHTARRDPLTGLPGRDLLMERIDRTRREALHVLVADADGLKAVNDSLGHAAGDVLIAAIGRRLSVWAAARSGLAARLGGDEFGVALLLPPAVAVREVLALREVLAQPVPYDGQLLRDPAGQIVRPVVSIGIARAADLPDAAGASRLLRGADMAMYRVKSGQEPLGYMATRQDAYAPAVHGRRPGRPGTHLPLG from the coding sequence ATGCCCGGATCCGCAGTCTTACGGCTGCCGACCCGCACATTCGCTCTCGCCGCGGCTGCCGTGCCGCTCGCCCTGGCCGCCGTCGTCGACGACGTGAGGGTGCGCCGCCAGCTGCACACCGCCCGCCGCGACCCCCTCACCGGCCTGCCCGGCCGCGACCTCCTGATGGAGCGCATCGACCGCACCCGCCGTGAGGCGCTGCACGTGCTGGTCGCCGACGCCGACGGACTCAAGGCCGTCAACGACAGCCTCGGGCACGCGGCCGGCGACGTGCTGATCGCCGCGATCGGCCGCCGACTGAGCGTGTGGGCGGCTGCCCGCAGCGGGCTCGCCGCGCGCCTGGGCGGTGACGAGTTCGGCGTTGCACTGCTGCTGCCCCCGGCCGTAGCGGTCCGCGAGGTCCTCGCCCTGCGCGAGGTTCTGGCGCAGCCCGTCCCGTACGACGGGCAGCTGCTGCGCGACCCTGCCGGGCAGATCGTGCGCCCGGTGGTGTCCATCGGTATCGCCCGCGCCGCCGACCTGCCGGACGCGGCTGGCGCCTCAAGGCTTTTGCGGGGCGCGGACATGGCGATGTACCGCGTCAAGAGCGGCCAGGAGCCGCTCGGCTACATGGCGACCCGCCAGGACGCGTATGCGCCCGCAGTCCACGGACGCCGCCCCGGCCGCCCCGGCACCCACCTGCCGCTCGGATGA